In a single window of the Canis lupus dingo isolate Sandy chromosome 18, ASM325472v2, whole genome shotgun sequence genome:
- the LOC112660531 gene encoding LOW QUALITY PROTEIN: olfactory receptor 4K13 (The sequence of the model RefSeq protein was modified relative to this genomic sequence to represent the inferred CDS: substituted 1 base at 1 genomic stop codon) encodes MESANHSVVSEFILLGLYKSQNLQILFFVGFSVVYAGIVLXNLLILVTVTFDSHLHTPMYFLLINLSCIDMILASFATPKMIMDFLRKQKTISWWGCYSQMFFMHLLGGTEMMLLVAMAIDRYVAICKPLHYMTIMSPRVLVGLLLSSYAVGFVHSSSQMAFMLHLPFCGPSVVDSFFCDLPLVIKLACEDTYLLQLLVIADSGLLSLICFLLLLVSYVVIIYSVRHRAAGGSAKAFSTLSAHITVITLFFAPCVFIYVWPFSRYSVDKILSVFYTIFTPLLNPIIYTLRNQEVKAAIKRIRTRHINSKHTL; translated from the coding sequence ATGGAAAGTGCAAACCATTCAGTGGTGTCTGAATTCATTTTGCTTGGACTTTACAAATCTCAGAACCTTCAGATTTTGTTCTTTGTAGGATTCTCTGTGGTCTATGCCGGGATTGTGTTATGAAACCTCCTTATCTTGGTCACTGTGACCTTTGACTCACACCTTCACACACCAATGTACTTTCTGCTTATCAATCTGTCCTGTATAGATATGATCCTAGCTTCTTTTGCTACCCCTAAGATGATCATGGACTTCCTCCGAAAACAGAAGACCATCTCTTGGTGGGGATGTTATTCTCAGATGTTTTTCATGCACCTCCTAGGTGGAACTGAGATGATGTTGCTTGTAGCCATGGCAATAGACAGGTATGTTGCCATATGCAAACCCCTCCATTACATGACCATAATGAGCCCACGAGTGCTTGTTGGGCTGCTGTTATCTTCCTATGCAGTTGGCTTTGTGCACTCGTCTAGTCAAATGGCTTTCATGTTGCATTTGCCATTCTGTGGTCCCAGTGTGGTGGACAGCTTTTTCTGTGACCTTCCCCTTGTGATCAAACTTGCCTGCGAGGACACCTACCTGCTACAACTGCTGGTTATTGCTGACAGTGGCCTCCTGTCTCTGatctgcttcctcctcttgctTGTCTCCTATGTGGTTATCATATACTCAGTCAGGCACCGTGCTGCTGGTGGTTCAGCCAAGGCCTTCTCCACTCTGTCAGCACACATCACAGTTATCACTCTCTTCTTTGCCCCATGTGTCTTTATCTATGTATGGCCCTTTAGCAGATATTCTGTAGATAAAATTCTTTCCGTGTTTTATACAATTTTCACACCTCTCTTAAATCctattatttatacattaagGAATCAAGAAGTAAAAGCAGCCATAAAGAGGATAAGAACTCGACATATAAATTCAAAACACACTTTGTAG